In Pseudoroseomonas cervicalis, the DNA window GGCGGTCCACATCGCCGGGCTCGGGCCGCATGCCGTCGGTGAGGAAGCGCTCGGCCATCAGGCGCATGTCGTAGGCCATCCAGCCCGGCATGGCCTGGCCGAGATTGCGCTCGAAGCCGGCGGTGTCGTCGCCGCCATAGGCGACCGGGCGGCCGAGCAGCGCCGACCAGATGGCCGCGACATCCGTGCCGGTCAGCGTCTCGGGGCCGACCAGGTTGATGCGCTCCGCCGGCAGCGGCGTGGCGGAGCGCTCGCGGCGGAGCAGCTCGAGCGCCGCGACCTCGGCGATGTCGCGCGCATCGACCATGGCGAGGCCCTTCTGGCCGATCGGCACCGGATAGACGCCATGGCCGAGCACCACGTCGCGGATCATGCCCTCGTTCTGCATGAAGTAGGCGGGGCGCAGGATGGTGGCGGACAGGCCCATGCGCTCGATCATCCGCTCGACCCCGAACTTGCCGGCGAAATGCGGCACATTGGCGTAGAGATCGCTGTGGAGGACGGAGAGATAGACGATCCGCCCGATGCCGGCCTCACGCGCCAGGTTGAGCGTGATCAGCGCCTGCGAGACTTCGTCGGGCACCACGGCGTTGAGCAGGAACAGGGAGGAGGCGCCCGACAGCGCGGCGCGCAGCGAGGCGATGTCGAGCAGGTCGCCCCGCGCCAGCTCGACGCCGGCGGGCAGCCGCGCCGCCGCGGGATCGCGCACCAGGGCGCGCACCGCCGCGCCGCGCTCGACAAGCTGCTGGACGAGGTGGCGGCCGACGGTGCCGGTGGCGCCGGTGACGAGGATGGTCATGGGGATCGCTCCTGAAGGGGTTCCGGTTGGCGTCCCGAAGATTGCCGATCCACCCATGGTCCAATAGACCATGGATCTGGACACACCGTCTCATGGGTGGAACAGATGGATCTGCTGGCCCTGGCCGATTTCACGCTTGTCGCCCGGCATGAGGGTTTCGGCCGCGCCGCCCGGGCGGCGGGCCGCCCGAAGGCGACCCTGTCCCGCCGGGTGGCGGAGCTGGAGGGGCGCCTCGAGCTGCGCCTGTTCGAGCGCGGCGGGCGCCGCCTGCGGCTGACCCAGGAGGGGCGCGCCCTCTATGAGCGCGCCGCGGCCCTGCTGGCCGAGCTGGACGAGGCGGCGGCTTCCATCGTGCCGGGCGCCGGCCGGCCGCGCGGCCGGCTGCGGATCAGCGCGCCGCTGCTCTTCTCGCAGACCGCGATGGGCAGGCTGGCGGCCGGCTTCGCCCTGAAGCACCCCGAGATCCGGCTGGAGGTGACGACGGAGGACCGGGCGGTGGACATGGTGGAGGAGGGCTATGACCTGGTCCTGCGCATCAACCCGCCCGCCACCCAGAGCCTGGTCGGCCGCATCATCCTGCGGGACCGGCTGCTGGTGGTGGCGAGCCCGGCGCTGGCCCTGCCGGTGGACGGCGCGCCCATCCCGGCGGTGGTGCGCGGCGCGGCCGAGCAGGATCTGTCCTGGCGGCTGGCGGCGCCGGAGGGGCCGGCCACCCTGGTGGCCCGGCCGGTGCTCGGCCTGTCCTCGCTGGCCATGGTGCGCGACGCGGTATGCGCCGGGGTGGGCGCCGCCCGCCTGCCGCTGTCGCTGGTGGGCCGCGACCTGGCCGCCGGCCGGCTGCGGCGCTGGGGCGAGCTGGAGGGGCCGGAGATCGCCCTCTGGGCGCTCTACCCCTCCCGCCGGCTGCTGAGCCCGCGGGTCTCCGCCTTCCTCGACCATCTGCGGGAGGCCTTCCCCGAGGGCCGGCCGGAGGAGCTGGCGGCCTATCTGCAGGCCTGAGCGGCCGAGTGCGGCGCCGCGGCCCGCCCGCGCCGGACGCGCCCCCGGCATGCTTCCGCTTGACCGCGCGGGCGCGGATCACGACCTTACGGCGGAACACGACACCCCGCCGCCCTTGGCGGGGACCAAGGAATCTGCCCCATGAGCGAATTCACCAAGGCCGTCAGCGACGACAGCTTCAAGGACGAGGTGCTGGGCGCCTCCGGCCCCGTCCTGGTCGATTTCTGGGCCGAGTGGTGCGGCCCCTGCCGCATGGTCGGGCCGATCCTGGACGAGATCGCCCAGGAATATGCCGGCCAGCTGACCGTGGCGAAGGTCAATATCGACGAGAATCCGATGACGCCGAACGACTACGCGGTGCGCGGCATCCCCACCATGATCCTGTTCAAGGATGGCAAGCCGGTGGAGACCAAGGTCGGCGCCATGCCGCGCAGCCAGATGAAGGAGTGGATCGCTGGCGCGCTCGCCCGCTGATCCGGTTCGGCGCGCCGGCCACCCCGGCGCGCCATGGCTGAAGGGCGCGCGCCGCCGCCTGCTGGGCGGCGCGCTGGCCTTCGCCCTCGGCGCCGCCGCCCTGCCGGCCCCGGCCATGGCCCAGGGCGGCCGGCTGTCGGAAAGCCAGGCGGCGCGCTTCCGCGTCACCACCTTCGCGCAAGGCCTCGAACATCCCTGGGGCGCCGCCTTCCTGCCGGATGGCCGGCTGCTGGTGACCGAGCGCCCCGGCCGGCTGCGGCTGGTGGAGCGCGATGGCCGCCTCTCCCCCCCGCTCTCCGGCGTGCCTTCGGTGGCGGCGGCCGGCCAGGGCGGGCTGCTGGACATCGAACTCGCCCCCGATTTCGCCGAGACGCGCGAGCTCTATCTCTGCCAGGCCGTCACCTTGCGCGGCGGCAATGCCACGCGGCTGCTGCGGGCGCGGCTGGCGGGCGATGCAGCCAGCCTGGACGCCGCCCAGCCCATCCTGGACGCGACGCCGGCGCAGCCCGGCAATGGCCATTATGGCTGCCGCATCGTCTTCGGCGGCGATGGCAAGCTGTATCTCTCCACCGGCGACCGGCAGAGCCGCCCCGAGCGCGCCCAGGCGCTGGACGATCTGGCCGGCAAGCTGCTGCGGCTGGAGCGCGACGGGCGCCCGGCCGCGGGCAACCCCTTCCTGGGGCGCGAGGGCGCGCGGCCGGAGATCTACGCCTATGGCCTGCGCAACCCGCAGGGCCTGGCGGTGCATCCCAGGACCGGCCGGGTCTTCGAGATCGAGATGGGCCCGCGCGGCGGCGACGAGGTGAACCTGCCCGAGCCCGGCGCCAATCTGGGCTGGCCGGTGGTGGGGCATGGCACCGCCTATAGCGGCGCGCAGATCCATGAGGCGCCCTCGCGCCCGGACATGCAGGACCCGCTGCGCTTTTGGACGCCCGCCATCAGCCCCTCCGGCGGCACCTTCTACACGGGCGACGCCTTCCCCGCCTGGCGCGGCAACCTGTTCCTGGCGACGCTGAGCAGCGCCGGCCTGCTGCGGCTGACCCTGGAGGGCGAGCGCATCACCGCCGAGGAGCAGTTGCTCTGGGGCCAGCAGCGGCTGCGCCAGGTGCTGCAGGGGCCGGAGGGTTTTCTCTACCTGCTGACCGACGAGGCGCGCGGCCGCATCCTGCGGATCGAGCCGGCGGAATAGCCGGCCGGCGCCTATTTCAGCTGGCTGTCCTTGCTGCCGCGCCGGTTGATGCCGAAGGCGGCGGGGCGCGCATCGCGCTCCGACTGGCAGGGCACGCAGGTGCGCGCATTCGGCAGCGCGCGGCGGCGGGCCTCGGGGATCTCCTCGCCGCATTCCTCGCAATGCAGGTTGCCACCACCCCCGGCCGAGAGCCGGGCGCGGGCGCGCAGCACCGCATCGGTCACCGTGTCGTCGATCTGGTCCTGCACCGCCCCGTCCGGGGCCCAGCCGCTGGCCATTTTTCCCGTTCTCCTCGGCCAGGGATATGGGGAGCGGCGCGGTGCGGACCAAGCATGGCCGCAGGTTGGCGGCGAGCGGAAAACATGGCAGAATCGCAATGATCAGCCCTGGCACCGCCCATCCCGGCGCAGCGCCGCAATCCTGCCGAAGGCCACGCCATGTCCTACGAGATCAGCCGCGAGAAGAATCTCGGCTATTTCTTCTACCATATCCAAAACGGGCAGTTCGTGGCGGATTCGGCGATCTCGGTCGGCTTCCACTATGGGGTGCTGACCTATTTCATCGGCCGCTCCGGCGTGCTGACCTTCGCGCCGGAGGCGGTCAGCATCGCCGGCCTGCCGGTCAACACCGGCACGCCGCTGATCCCCGAGCTGGCCTATTACCTGGCCAACACCGATGTGCTGGCCGCCGGCATGTCAGCCGAGACGCATTACGCGCAATTCGGCTGGAAGGAGGGTCGGACCACCGGCTCGCTCTTCGACGGCGCCTACTATCTGCGGGTGAACCAGGATGTGCGCGAGGCCGGCATCAACCCGGTCGAGCACTACCTGGCCTTCGGCTGGAAGGAGGGGCGCGATCCCAACCCGCTCTTCGACACCAGCTTCTACCTGGCGCAGAATGCCGATGTGGCGGAAGCCGGCATCAACCCGCTGGAGCACTATCTGCTCTGGGGCCGGCACGAGGCGCGCGACGCCAACGCCTTCTTCGATGCCGATTTCTACCTGCAGCAGCATCCGGCGCTGGTGGAGATCGGCGCCGACCCGCTGGCGCATTATTCGGAGCAGGGCTGGCGGGAGGGTGCGGCCGCCTCGCGCAGCTTCATCACCAAGGTCTATCTGGCGCAGAACCCGGATGTGGCGGCGGCCGGCATCGACCCGCTGCGCCACTACCTGGAATACGGCCAGGCCGAGGGCCGCGCGCTCAGCAGCGGCACCGCCGCCAGCATCTCCGGCCGCCTCACCGGCAGCACCGACGAGGACAGCGGCACCACGCTCATCGGCCGCATCACCGTGCAGGATGTGGATCCGCTGGAATCCGGCATGGATGCCACTTTCGGCGGCCGCACCGTCTATGTCCTGGCCGATGGGCGCGAGGCCTTGAACGCGCCGGTGATCGACACCGCCGGCGGCCCCTTCCGGCTGCGCCTGTCGCCGGATGGCAGCTGGAGCTACACCGTCGATCCCGAGCTGTACCAGTATCTGCGCGAGGGCGAGGTGGTGGAGGAGCGCTTCACCCTGCGCACGGTCGGCCAGGACGAGGTGGTGGTGAGCATCACCATCGAGGGCCGCAACGATCCGGCGGTGTTCACGGGCGAGACGCGCGGCGTGGTGGACGAGGCGGCGGGCCCCGGCGTGTCCGGCGAGGTCACCTATCATTACGACCCGGACCGCGGCGAGAGCACGCTGCAGGCCGGCCGCCATGACGGGCTCTATGGCTGGCTGGAGCTGACCGCGCAGGGCGATTGGGAGTACCGCTTCACCGGCAATGCCGAGCTCGGCGTCACCCCGGGCCAGGCGCATGACGACCTCACCGACGTCATCACCATCCGCAGCCTGGACGGCACGCCGCACATGGTCAGCATCGACATCCTGGCCTTCGCCGGCGCCGACGCGCTGTTCTGACAGCGGGCGGCGGGGTCGCGTCCCGCCGCCTTCCCTGCCTGCTCGCAGGCCTTGCAGCGTCTCTCGCCCCTGTTCCCGAACGGGCGGGCTCAGGGGCTGGCGAGGTCTTCCTGCCTCCGCGCCCCCAGCGCCGCCGGATCGACGCCCCGGGGCCAGCGGGTCACATCGTCATAGGTCGCGCCGTCGAACAGGCTGCGCTCGATCCGGGCCTCGGAGAGATCGGCGCCTTCGAGCCGGGCCTCGCGCAGATCGACATGCCGCAGCGATGCCTGGCCGAAGACCGCCCGGCGCAGATCGGCGCGGCGCAGATCGGCGTCCAGAAGCCGGGCGCCGGAGAGATCGACCTCGGTCATCACCGCGCCTTCCAGCCTGGCATCCTGGCCGCTGATGCCGCGCAGGCTGGCCCGGTGCAGCGTCACCCGGTTCAGCCGCACCCTGTCCAGCCGCGCATCGTCGAGCCGGGCGCGCAGCATGCTGCCGCGATTCACCGCCAATCCGGTCAGGTCGGCGCCACGCAGATCGACAATTCCGCCATGGAGCGGGCCCATCTCGAAGATGAGGTTGTCGATCTCGGCCTCCGCCAGCCTGGCCTGGCGCCAATCGCCGGAATACAGCATGAACTCGCCAAGCCGGGCCTGGCTGACATCGAGGCCGGGCAGGGCATGGTCCAGCCGGAGGCTGTCCACCGCCCAGCCGCGAAAATCGCGGCGCCCCCTCGCCACCCGGTACTCCCTGGCCACGAAACGGGCCCGCGCGATCTGCGACTCGACCGCGGCATCGCCGGGGGCCAGAGCCGCGATCCGCAACCGCAGCAGAGGGAACTCCTTGCTCGGGTTTTGCCACTGGGTCGCCGCCAGGGACTGCAGCAGCGCCAGCTGCGGGGCCAGGGCCCCGGGATCGCGCGCGATCAGCGCCCGGTACAGCACCGCGCCGGCCTCGGGGCCCTCCATACTCTCGACGATCCGCGCCCGCTCGAGCAGCAGCGCCGGTGAGTCCGGCGACTGACGGAGGGCCGCCTCGATCGCCCGCCGCCGGTCACGCCATTCCCGCAGCTGCCAGACGATGCCCGTCCTTGGGTAGGTCTGGGCCATCAAGCAGCCATTGGTGCTGAGCCTGTCCGGCGCAGGCAGCAGGCCGGCGCTCGCATCGTGTTCACCCGGCACCTCCGCATAGATCAGCCCTTGCCAGCCGATCTCGAAGGGAAAAGGAAAACCACATCCCACTCTGCGCCACACATCATGACTCGATTGCACCAGTTCGATGCTTGGCCCGATGTCACCCTTCAGGTCTTCCAGCACCCTGACCGTCGCGATGACGAAGGTCAGGGCGTCACGCCGCCCCTGTTGCAGCGCGACGATCTCACCCCTGAAGGCGAAGGGCGTCCGCGGGATCGATTCATGGGGGGGCCGGGGCGGAGCGCAGCTGCAGGCAGCCGCCATGCCCGGGGCAGCCAGCAGGCCGAGCAGCACCAGGGCCAGGCGGCGCAGCACCGGGCCGATCCAACGAAAAGCCTGGCGCACATCGCCTCCGCGCAACCTCGTCCGCCCCCAGCATGGCAGTGCGGCTATTTCCGCACCACCGCCATCACCGCCTCCAGCACCGCCCGCTGCGAGGCCTCCCGCGCCGCCGGATCGCCGCCGACCTGCGGGTTCAGCTGCACGCAGGCATCGGTGTAGGCGAAGGGCTGGCCGGTCGCGGTGTTGATCAGCTGGCCGGGGGCGCGCTCCTCGATGCTGCATTCCCGCACCGTCTGGGAATTGGTGGCCACCGCGGGGCTGTCGGAGAGCGGCGTGTCGAAGCCGTGATGCGCGCCGGGATAGGTGGTCAGCGTGACATCGGCGCCGGCCGCCTTCAGCCGCTCCACCTGCGCGGCGCAGCTGCGCAGCGGGTTATAGTCATCCGCCTCGCCATGGATCAGCCGCACCGGGCGGGCGACCAGCTTCGTGTCGTCGATGTAGCGGGTGGCGCAATCCGGGTAGAAGGGGATGTAGGCGGCGAAATCGGCGCCCGATCGGTTCCACAGCGTGTGGAAGCGCTGCATGGCGGCGTAGAAGGCCGCCTGCCCGCCGCGCGAGAAGCCGATCAGCACGATGCGCTGCGGATCGACGCGCGGATGCTTCGCCAGGATGCCGAGCGCGCCATAGATGTCGAGGATCAGGTTCAGCCGGCCGAGCCGCGCCTGGTCGGTGCTGGTGCTGACCAGGCCGCGCCCGGTGAAGCCGTCGATGGCGAAGGTCGAGATGCCCTGGGCGTTCAGCAGGCGCGACCACATCTCGATATTCGGCCCGATGCCGCCGGAGCCATGCATCAGCACCACGACCGGCAGCCGGCCCGTGCCCTGGGCGATGCGGAACTCGCCGGCGGTGGTGACGGGCTGCCCGGCCTCGGCGCGGCCGGCCAGGAAATCCGAATCGCTCATGGTGCGGGTCGGGATGGCGTGCAGCTCGACCCTCGCTGCGATGGCGCGGCGCTCGGCGGGGGCGGGCTGCGCCGGCTGGGCGGCAGCGGGGCCGGCGATGACCGCCAGGGTCAGGGCGAGCGGCGGCAGGAAGCGGGCGCGGCGGCGGGGATGCATGGGCGTCTCCTCGGGGCTTGCCGGGGTCTTGCGAACGCCCCGGTCAGGCTGCGAGCAAAGCGCTTTTTCCTCCGTCCTGCCAAGCAGGCCGGCCCGGTCAGGGCAGCAGGATGCCGCGCCCGGCGAAGAAGCGGCCGAACACCGCAGGCGGCAGTGCCACATCCGCCTGCGCGGCGGGCTCGTGGCCGGAGGGGTTGTGGAAGGTGATGGCCTCCGGCGTCGCCCGGGTGACCAGCACCAGATGCCCGCCGCGCTGCGGCGGCACGCGCTCCGGCCAGCGGATGTCCTTGTGCACCGAGGCCAGGAAGAAGCCGCCCGGCGGCAGCAGCGCCGGCAGATCCTCCGCCGCCAGATCCAGCCGGATTTCCGCCTGGAGCCGGAAGCGTTTTGCCACATAGGTGACGAAGGGCGCGTAGATCAGGCCGCGGATGTCGCCCTCCGGCGTCTCGACATAGCCCCCCTCGGCGGCGCAGCCGCGCGCCAGCTCCAGGATCGGATGCGCCACACCGCTGCGGGCTGCCAGCAGCATCTTCAGGCAGGCCATGCCGCAGAGATGCCCGGCCCAGCGCGCATATTCCTCGATGCTGGCGGCGCCGGAGCCGCGCCAGGCCGGGTCGCGCAGCAGCGCGCGCTCGGCGCCCTCGGCGAGCACGGCCAGCGTCATGCCGGGCGTTTCCCATTGGGAGAAGTAGGGGGTGGTCTGATCGGGCAAGGCGGGCCTGCGACGGGGCGGCTGAAGGCGGGTGCAGGGGACCCTGTCCCCTGCCGGGGGAGTTTGAGGGGGCAGAGCCCCCTCAATTCCTCAGGCCGCGGCGCGGCGCCGCGACAGCACCGCCCAGAGCCGCGGCCCGACCAGCGCCAGTATCGCCAGCAGCAGGATGGAGAGCGAGACGGGGCGGGTGACGAAGGTGGTCCAGTCGCCCTGGCTGATGGTCAGCGCCTGGCGCAGCGCCTGCTCGGCCATCGGCCCCAGGATCATGCCGATCACCACCGGCGCGGTCGGGAAGTCGAAGCGGCGCATGAACATGGCGATGATGCCGATGCCGTAGAGCAGCATCAGGTCGACCACCGAGTTGCTGATGCCATAGGTGCCGATGGTGGCGAAGACCAGGATGCCGGCATAGAGCTGCGGCACCGGGATCTTCAGGATGCGCGCCCAGAGGCCCACCAGCGGCAGGTTCAGCACCACCAGCATGATGTTGGCGATGTAGAGCGAGGCGATCAGCGTCCAGACCAGCTCGGCCTGGGTGGTGAACAGCATCGGCCCGGGCTGGATGCCGTAGGACTGGAAGGCCGAGAGCATGATGGCGGCGGTGGCCGAGGTCGGCAGGCCCAGGGTGAGCATCGGCACCAGCACGCCGGCGGCGGCGGCGTTGTTGGCCGCTTCCGGCCCGGCCACGCCCTCGATGGCGCCGGTCGTGCCGAATTCGTGCAGATGCTCCTTCCGCACCAGCTTCCGCTCGGCATAGTAGCTCAGCATGGTCGGCATCTCGGTGCCGCCGGCGGGCATGACGCCGAAGGGGAAGCCCAGCAGCGCGCCGCGCAGCCAGGGGCCGGTGGAGCGTTTCCAGTCCTCCTTCGTCATCATCAGCCGGCCGACCTCGCGCACCTCCTGCTTGCCCTCGACATGGCGCCAGGCGAGGTAGAGCGTCTCGCCCACCGCGAAGAGGGCGACGGCCACCAGCACCACATCGATGCCGTCGAGCAGCTCGGGGATGCCGAAGGTCAGGCGCGGCTGGCCGGTCTGCAGGTCGATGCCGACCAGGCCGATCAGCAGGCCGAGGCCGAGCGAGGTCAGCCCGCGCAGCGCCGAGCCGCCGAGCACCGCCGAGACGGTGACGAAGCACAGCACCATCAGCGCGAAATACTCGGCCGGGCCCAGCTTGAGGGCCAGCTCGACGACGATCGGGCCGAGGAAGGAAATCCCCAGCGTGCCGATGGTGCCGGCGACGAAGCTGCCGACGGCGGCGGTGACCAGCGCCGGGCCGGCGCGGCCGTTCCTGGCCATCTTCGCGCCTTCCAGCGCGGTGATGATCGAGCCCGATTCGCCCGGCGTGTTCAGCAGGATCGAGGTGGTCGAGCCGCCATACATGGCGCCGTAGAACACCCCGCAGAACAGGATGAAGGCGCCGGTGGCGGAGACCTGGAAGGTGATCGGCAGCAGGAGCGCGATGGTCAGCGCCGGGCCGATGCCCGGCAGCACGCCGATCGCCGTGCCGAGGAAGCAGCCGAGCAGCGCCCAGCCGAGATTGGTCAGCGTCAGCGCATTGCCGAAGCCGAAGGACAGGCCGGACCAGACATCCATGGTGTCAGAGGATCCCTTCCAGGATGCCGGCGCCGATATTCACGCCGAGCAGCTTGTCGAAGGCGAGATAGGCGCCGAGCGTCACCACCGCGCCGATCGCCAGGTCGCGCAAGGGGTGGCGGCTGCCGAAGGCGGCGGCGACCAGCACGAACTGCGCCGTGGCGGCGAAGACGAAGCCCAGGGAATCGATCAGCACCAGATTGGCCAGCAGCCCCGCGCCGAGCAGGCCGAGGGCGCGCCAATTGGTGGGCGGCGCCTCCTGCACCTCCTCGAGGTCGCGCGACCAGCCGCCGCGCAGGGCGGCGAGCGTCAGCCCGGCCCCCACCGCCAGCACCAGCGCCCCCACCAGGCTCGGCATGAATTTCGGCCCGACCTGGGCGTAGAGCGGGGTGACCGGGATCGCCCAGGCCTGCCACAGGCAGAGCAGGCCGAGGGCGAGGACGAACAGCCCGACCGCGAGATCCGGGCCGGCTCCGGGCAGGAGCCGGCCGCCGCCGCGCGGCGCCATCAGATGAGGCCGACCTCGCGCAGCACCTCGGCGGTGGCCGCCTCGTCGCGCTTGAGGAATTCGCCGAACTCGTCGCCGCCGAGGAACGCGTCCTCCCAGCCCTGGCGCTCCATCAGCTCCTTCCAGGCCGGCAGGGCGCGCAGATCGGTGACGAAGCGCAGCAGCTCGGCCCGCGTCTCCGGCCGGATGCCGGGCGGGCCGAACACGCCGCGCCAATTGCCCAGCGTGATGTCGATGCCGCTCTCCTTCAGCGTCGGCACATCGGGCAGGCTGCGCGTCTCGCCGGAAGTGGCGAGCGCCCGCATGCGGCCGGCCTTGATCTGCTCGGCGAATTCCGAGACGCCGGAGATGCCGGCCTTGACCTGGGCGCCAAGGATGGCGGCCTGGGCCGGCCCGCCGCCGGCGAAGGCGACATAGGAGGCGTCCTTGGCCGAGCGGCCCTGGCTCTTGAGCAGCAGGCCGAGCAGGATGTGGTCGATGCCGCCGGCGCTGCCGCCGGCGACCGAAGTGGCGCCCGGATTGGTCTTCAGCGCCTCCAGGAAGCCCTTCAGGTCGCGGATGTCGCTGCTGGCCGGCACCACGATGATGCCGGGTTCGGTGGTCATGCGCGCGATCGGCGTGACATCCTTCAGCCCGACCGGCGAGCGGTTGGCCAGCACCGAGCCCACCATGACGGCGCCGCCGATCATGATGCTGCCCTCGCGGCCGCGGCGCTGCTGGATGAAGCGCGGCAGGCCGACCGTGCCGCCGGCGCCGCCGACATTCTCGAACTGGAAATTGCCGACCATGCCGGCCTGGCGGCCGACCTGCTCGATGGCGCGGCCGAGCCCGTCCCAGCCGCCGCCGGGGCCGGCGGGGATGAAGACATGCAGGGTCGCGAAGCGCTGCTGCTGCTGCGCGCGGGCGGCGCCGGGCAGCCAGGGCAGGGCCAGGCCGGTGGCGGCGGCGCTCAGGAAGGTGCGGCGCAACATGGAAGTTCCTCCAGGCTTTCGTTAACTCTTTCTACGGTGTGCGATATCCGCGCCACGGCAAAGCGTAAAGTGAAGCCTCCGACATGCCGCGGCTTGCACCGCAGCATGGCCC includes these proteins:
- a CDS encoding NmrA/HSCARG family protein, translating into MTILVTGATGTVGRHLVQQLVERGAAVRALVRDPAAARLPAGVELARGDLLDIASLRAALSGASSLFLLNAVVPDEVSQALITLNLAREAGIGRIVYLSVLHSDLYANVPHFAGKFGVERMIERMGLSATILRPAYFMQNEGMIRDVVLGHGVYPVPIGQKGLAMVDARDIAEVAALELLRRERSATPLPAERINLVGPETLTGTDVAAIWSALLGRPVAYGGDDTAGFERNLGQAMPGWMAYDMRLMAERFLTDGMRPEPGDVDRLTALLGRPLRTYRGFAAELAAAA
- a CDS encoding LysR family transcriptional regulator, yielding MDLLALADFTLVARHEGFGRAARAAGRPKATLSRRVAELEGRLELRLFERGGRRLRLTQEGRALYERAAALLAELDEAAASIVPGAGRPRGRLRISAPLLFSQTAMGRLAAGFALKHPEIRLEVTTEDRAVDMVEEGYDLVLRINPPATQSLVGRIILRDRLLVVASPALALPVDGAPIPAVVRGAAEQDLSWRLAAPEGPATLVARPVLGLSSLAMVRDAVCAGVGAARLPLSLVGRDLAAGRLRRWGELEGPEIALWALYPSRRLLSPRVSAFLDHLREAFPEGRPEELAAYLQA
- the trxA gene encoding thioredoxin TrxA → MSEFTKAVSDDSFKDEVLGASGPVLVDFWAEWCGPCRMVGPILDEIAQEYAGQLTVAKVNIDENPMTPNDYAVRGIPTMILFKDGKPVETKVGAMPRSQMKEWIAGALAR
- a CDS encoding PQQ-dependent sugar dehydrogenase — protein: MAQGGRLSESQAARFRVTTFAQGLEHPWGAAFLPDGRLLVTERPGRLRLVERDGRLSPPLSGVPSVAAAGQGGLLDIELAPDFAETRELYLCQAVTLRGGNATRLLRARLAGDAASLDAAQPILDATPAQPGNGHYGCRIVFGGDGKLYLSTGDRQSRPERAQALDDLAGKLLRLERDGRPAAGNPFLGREGARPEIYAYGLRNPQGLAVHPRTGRVFEIEMGPRGGDEVNLPEPGANLGWPVVGHGTAYSGAQIHEAPSRPDMQDPLRFWTPAISPSGGTFYTGDAFPAWRGNLFLATLSSAGLLRLTLEGERITAEEQLLWGQQRLRQVLQGPEGFLYLLTDEARGRILRIEPAE
- a CDS encoding DksA/TraR family C4-type zinc finger protein, with protein sequence MASGWAPDGAVQDQIDDTVTDAVLRARARLSAGGGGNLHCEECGEEIPEARRRALPNARTCVPCQSERDARPAAFGINRRGSKDSQLK
- a CDS encoding VCBS domain-containing protein, translated to MSYEISREKNLGYFFYHIQNGQFVADSAISVGFHYGVLTYFIGRSGVLTFAPEAVSIAGLPVNTGTPLIPELAYYLANTDVLAAGMSAETHYAQFGWKEGRTTGSLFDGAYYLRVNQDVREAGINPVEHYLAFGWKEGRDPNPLFDTSFYLAQNADVAEAGINPLEHYLLWGRHEARDANAFFDADFYLQQHPALVEIGADPLAHYSEQGWREGAAASRSFITKVYLAQNPDVAAAGIDPLRHYLEYGQAEGRALSSGTAASISGRLTGSTDEDSGTTLIGRITVQDVDPLESGMDATFGGRTVYVLADGREALNAPVIDTAGGPFRLRLSPDGSWSYTVDPELYQYLREGEVVEERFTLRTVGQDEVVVSITIEGRNDPAVFTGETRGVVDEAAGPGVSGEVTYHYDPDRGESTLQAGRHDGLYGWLELTAQGDWEYRFTGNAELGVTPGQAHDDLTDVITIRSLDGTPHMVSIDILAFAGADALF
- a CDS encoding pentapeptide repeat-containing protein, which gives rise to MLRRLALVLLGLLAAPGMAAACSCAPPRPPHESIPRTPFAFRGEIVALQQGRRDALTFVIATVRVLEDLKGDIGPSIELVQSSHDVWRRVGCGFPFPFEIGWQGLIYAEVPGEHDASAGLLPAPDRLSTNGCLMAQTYPRTGIVWQLREWRDRRRAIEAALRQSPDSPALLLERARIVESMEGPEAGAVLYRALIARDPGALAPQLALLQSLAATQWQNPSKEFPLLRLRIAALAPGDAAVESQIARARFVAREYRVARGRRDFRGWAVDSLRLDHALPGLDVSQARLGEFMLYSGDWRQARLAEAEIDNLIFEMGPLHGGIVDLRGADLTGLAVNRGSMLRARLDDARLDRVRLNRVTLHRASLRGISGQDARLEGAVMTEVDLSGARLLDADLRRADLRRAVFGQASLRHVDLREARLEGADLSEARIERSLFDGATYDDVTRWPRGVDPAALGARRQEDLASP
- a CDS encoding dienelactone hydrolase family protein, producing the protein MHPRRRARFLPPLALTLAVIAGPAAAQPAQPAPAERRAIAARVELHAIPTRTMSDSDFLAGRAEAGQPVTTAGEFRIAQGTGRLPVVVLMHGSGGIGPNIEMWSRLLNAQGISTFAIDGFTGRGLVSTSTDQARLGRLNLILDIYGALGILAKHPRVDPQRIVLIGFSRGGQAAFYAAMQRFHTLWNRSGADFAAYIPFYPDCATRYIDDTKLVARPVRLIHGEADDYNPLRSCAAQVERLKAAGADVTLTTYPGAHHGFDTPLSDSPAVATNSQTVRECSIEERAPGQLINTATGQPFAYTDACVQLNPQVGGDPAAREASQRAVLEAVMAVVRK
- a CDS encoding tripartite tricarboxylate transporter permease, whose amino-acid sequence is MDVWSGLSFGFGNALTLTNLGWALLGCFLGTAIGVLPGIGPALTIALLLPITFQVSATGAFILFCGVFYGAMYGGSTTSILLNTPGESGSIITALEGAKMARNGRAGPALVTAAVGSFVAGTIGTLGISFLGPIVVELALKLGPAEYFALMVLCFVTVSAVLGGSALRGLTSLGLGLLIGLVGIDLQTGQPRLTFGIPELLDGIDVVLVAVALFAVGETLYLAWRHVEGKQEVREVGRLMMTKEDWKRSTGPWLRGALLGFPFGVMPAGGTEMPTMLSYYAERKLVRKEHLHEFGTTGAIEGVAGPEAANNAAAAGVLVPMLTLGLPTSATAAIMLSAFQSYGIQPGPMLFTTQAELVWTLIASLYIANIMLVVLNLPLVGLWARILKIPVPQLYAGILVFATIGTYGISNSVVDLMLLYGIGIIAMFMRRFDFPTAPVVIGMILGPMAEQALRQALTISQGDWTTFVTRPVSLSILLLAILALVGPRLWAVLSRRRAAA
- a CDS encoding tripartite tricarboxylate transporter TctB family protein, translated to MAPRGGGRLLPGAGPDLAVGLFVLALGLLCLWQAWAIPVTPLYAQVGPKFMPSLVGALVLAVGAGLTLAALRGGWSRDLEEVQEAPPTNWRALGLLGAGLLANLVLIDSLGFVFAATAQFVLVAAAFGSRHPLRDLAIGAVVTLGAYLAFDKLLGVNIGAGILEGIL
- a CDS encoding tripartite tricarboxylate transporter substrate binding protein; this encodes MLRRTFLSAAATGLALPWLPGAARAQQQQRFATLHVFIPAGPGGGWDGLGRAIEQVGRQAGMVGNFQFENVGGAGGTVGLPRFIQQRRGREGSIMIGGAVMVGSVLANRSPVGLKDVTPIARMTTEPGIIVVPASSDIRDLKGFLEALKTNPGATSVAGGSAGGIDHILLGLLLKSQGRSAKDASYVAFAGGGPAQAAILGAQVKAGISGVSEFAEQIKAGRMRALATSGETRSLPDVPTLKESGIDITLGNWRGVFGPPGIRPETRAELLRFVTDLRALPAWKELMERQGWEDAFLGGDEFGEFLKRDEAATAEVLREVGLI